The Sabethes cyaneus chromosome 1, idSabCyanKW18_F2, whole genome shotgun sequence DNA segment cgatacgtttgcataacgtttattcgactcttattctgcacttatataacaacgtatagatgttgattagaagctagaaaaaatatagaatatgacgtttaaacaacagccaattcagcaaattcgcttattcagcaccgaatgctaccacacaactcttattccacacctgcttgtttaggtgctgccgttttgttccttggggtgGGAAAGAAAATGGAATGAGTGGAACTTATAAGAAGGAAGATGTATCAATTCGAGTAATCGGACGCAGGCTCAGTAGTTCGGACAAAGCGGAAAGAAACTATTTGAAGGGTACATAAAACTATAGCCTGTAATCAAACGAACGTCGAAAAAATCGAAGTTGTCAACAAAGGTTAAGTGATCCATTGTGAATTTGGCTTCAAATTCCACCATTCACTATCTGTTCTTGAACATTGTTGACAGTTGATACACTGCTTGTTGTTAAACCGATGTTGTTGACAGGTAAATTACAAGATGTTCACTGCTTAACCATTCATTTTTGACTCCGCCCATTCTGCCGAGAAGAATCGATAACAAGAGCATGTTGCATCATTTTGAACGAGCAGTTGTCATTCGGCCGTCCCACCTTGATTCAAAATGTTGAACGCGCGGTCCGAACCGTCGTTCCCGATGATGCGAACCACTGTCGCGCTGTGTAAATGGGTAGGTCTCTGGGATGAAACAAAGCGTAACCGACCCGGGTGGCCGGCGTTAGTACTAGTTGCGTCGCTTATTCTGTGGTACATCGTTCCCAGTATGATTTTCATGATACGCCAAGAAAAAGTTCTTCTAGTCCAGCTGAAACCCACCCTGGAGCTGTTCGCCATGATCATCTTTGTGTTTCGCTTATTGACACATATCGTTTATCTGGATAAGTTGCAGAGTTGTTATCACGGAATTCGTGGTGTTCTAAGTGAATTCGTCGATAGTTCGTTTGAAGATGTGAGAAAAATTCTGGCACATTTGCAGTTGTCATCCGAAAGGCTTGTGAAATATTATACTTGTGGTGTACTGCTTCAAGCGTCAATCTACGGATGGGTTCCAGCCGTTATTACTATCTTCAGATACGCATTTGGGTTGGAAATTATCGCATTTCCATCAACAGTGCTGGAAGCAGAGTAAGTAGCTGAAGAGACTATACTAAGCAACAGTTCTTTAAAGGTACAATCcaatagttttgttttcttCGATCAGAAGTCTAGCTTTTGGATATGGCTTCCGGTGATGATCACTTCGCTGGCGGTCCAATATTTGATGCTTGTCATCATATCAACGAACGAGTGTCTACTGTGGAACCAACTGCATCACGTGTCCTGTACGTTTAAACTTATCGCGGCCGAGATTAGAATGCTTGACCACTGGAAGGATGCGGTCGGTTTTCGGCTGAAACTTGCCAGCATTGTGTCGCACCACGAGTCCTGTTATGGGTACGTA contains these protein-coding regions:
- the LOC128745444 gene encoding uncharacterized protein LOC128745444 → MLNARSEPSFPMMRTTVALCKWVGLWDETKRNRPGWPALVLVASLILWYIVPSMIFMIRQEKVLLVQLKPTLELFAMIIFVFRLLTHIVYLDKLQSCYHGIRGVLSEFVDSSFEDVRKILAHLQLSSERLVKYYTCGVLLQASIYGWVPAVITIFRYAFGLEIIAFPSTVLEADFVFFDQKSSFWIWLPVMITSLAVQYLMLVIISTNECLLWNQLHHVSCTFKLIAAEIRMLDHWKDAVGFRLKLASIVSHHESCYGSARLLESSLRPVMAILYCSCVFQTCYIMFVVSIVKDYILIGSMIFVLNYTVFVIFTFSMLGTELMDASSAVSDAIYNSHWYKRSYQDQRLLLFMLSRSQKAVFISAAKFFPITRATFGGAMKSAFSFFTVMQQFYRDD